In a genomic window of Larimichthys crocea isolate SSNF unplaced genomic scaffold, L_crocea_2.0 scaffold388, whole genome shotgun sequence:
- the tmem129 gene encoding E3 ubiquitin-protein ligase TM129 isoform X1, with protein sequence MESPEVTFTLAYIVFSFCFVCAPNEFRSAGLTIQNLFSSWLGSEDVGFTQYHIRRTSITVLVHSALPLGYYMGMCIAAPEKKLGYIHQVSDSWRAFLLLSLCLQLASWTLVIYWSRSHWNNHPISQALQAHIQPSHPSWGSVAANMNTEFRRIDKFATGVPGARVIVTDNWVLKVTTYHVYMALQSECHVTVTESQQHQLSPDLASPAQILTFRVGSINPAVKPFDIRLNSTEYPELREKLHVPIRNSANVVIGHTISELFLETFRAQVDLNQPYILPSGQEIEPCIGCMQVPANTKLVRLCHIEGSDDDSECQQCFCRPMWCLSCLGRWFASRQDQQRPETWLSSRVPCPTCRAKFCILDICIVR encoded by the exons ATGGAGAGTCCCGAGGTAACTTTTACTTTAGCCTACATCgtgttctctttctgttttgtgtgtgcgccCAACGAATTTCGTTCAGCCGGTTTAACCATCCAGAATCTGTTTTCGTCCTGGCTGGGGAGTGAGGATGTGGGCTTCACTCAGTACCACATCAGGAGAACCAGCATTACCGTCCTGGTCCACTCCGCGCTGCCTTTAg GTTATTACATGGGGATGTGTATTGCTgctccagaaaaaaaacttggatACATTCACCAG GTGAGTGACAGCTGGAGAgcatttctcctcctctctctctgccttcagtTGGCCAGCTGGACGCTGGTCATTTACTGGTCCCGCTCTCACTGGAATAACCATCCAATAAGCCAGGCCCTGCAGGCCCACATACAGCCATCTCACCCCAGCTGGGGCTCTGTGGCAGCCAACATGAACACTGAGTTCAGACGTATAGATAAGTTTGCTACAGGGGTGCCTGGAGCCAGAGTTATAGTTACCGACAACTGGGTGTTAAAG GTGACCACCTATCATGTCTACATGGCTTTACAGAGTGAATGTCATGTGACAGTAACAGAGTCTCAACAGCACCAACTGAGTCCAGACTTGGCCTCTCCTGCACAGATCTTGACCTTTAGAGTGGGAAGCATCAACCCTGCTGTCAAACCTTTTGATATCAG GCTCAACTCTACAGAGTATCCAGAGCTCCGAGAAAAGCTCCATGTTCCTATCAGAAACTCTGCCAACGTAGTGATTGGCCACACTATCAGTGAACTCTTCCTAGAAACCTTCAGAGCTCAGGTGGACCTCAATCAACCATACATACTCCCCAGCGGACAG GAGATAGAGCCCTGTATCGGCTGTATGCAGGTTCCAGCAAACACCAAACTGGTCAGACTCTGCCACatagaag GATCTGACGATGACTCAGAGTGCCAGCAGTGTTTCTGCAGACCCATGTGGTGTCTCTCCTGTCTGGGTCGATGGTTTGCCAGCCGTCAAGACCAGCAAAGGCCAGAGACCTGGTTGTCCAGCAGAGTCCCCTGCCCCACCTGTAGAGCCAAATTCTGTATACTGGACATCTGTATTGTCCGCTGA
- the tmem129 gene encoding E3 ubiquitin-protein ligase TM129 isoform X2, with product MGMCIAAPEKKLGYIHQVSDSWRAFLLLSLCLQLASWTLVIYWSRSHWNNHPISQALQAHIQPSHPSWGSVAANMNTEFRRIDKFATGVPGARVIVTDNWVLKVTTYHVYMALQSECHVTVTESQQHQLSPDLASPAQILTFRVGSINPAVKPFDIRLNSTEYPELREKLHVPIRNSANVVIGHTISELFLETFRAQVDLNQPYILPSGQEIEPCIGCMQVPANTKLVRLCHIEGSDDDSECQQCFCRPMWCLSCLGRWFASRQDQQRPETWLSSRVPCPTCRAKFCILDICIVR from the exons ATGGGGATGTGTATTGCTgctccagaaaaaaaacttggatACATTCACCAG GTGAGTGACAGCTGGAGAgcatttctcctcctctctctctgccttcagtTGGCCAGCTGGACGCTGGTCATTTACTGGTCCCGCTCTCACTGGAATAACCATCCAATAAGCCAGGCCCTGCAGGCCCACATACAGCCATCTCACCCCAGCTGGGGCTCTGTGGCAGCCAACATGAACACTGAGTTCAGACGTATAGATAAGTTTGCTACAGGGGTGCCTGGAGCCAGAGTTATAGTTACCGACAACTGGGTGTTAAAG GTGACCACCTATCATGTCTACATGGCTTTACAGAGTGAATGTCATGTGACAGTAACAGAGTCTCAACAGCACCAACTGAGTCCAGACTTGGCCTCTCCTGCACAGATCTTGACCTTTAGAGTGGGAAGCATCAACCCTGCTGTCAAACCTTTTGATATCAG GCTCAACTCTACAGAGTATCCAGAGCTCCGAGAAAAGCTCCATGTTCCTATCAGAAACTCTGCCAACGTAGTGATTGGCCACACTATCAGTGAACTCTTCCTAGAAACCTTCAGAGCTCAGGTGGACCTCAATCAACCATACATACTCCCCAGCGGACAG GAGATAGAGCCCTGTATCGGCTGTATGCAGGTTCCAGCAAACACCAAACTGGTCAGACTCTGCCACatagaag GATCTGACGATGACTCAGAGTGCCAGCAGTGTTTCTGCAGACCCATGTGGTGTCTCTCCTGTCTGGGTCGATGGTTTGCCAGCCGTCAAGACCAGCAAAGGCCAGAGACCTGGTTGTCCAGCAGAGTCCCCTGCCCCACCTGTAGAGCCAAATTCTGTATACTGGACATCTGTATTGTCCGCTGA